In a single window of the Jaculus jaculus isolate mJacJac1 chromosome 9, mJacJac1.mat.Y.cur, whole genome shotgun sequence genome:
- the Cdc42ep4 gene encoding cdc42 effector protein 4: MPILKQLVSSSMHSKRRSRVDLTAEMISAPLGDFRHTMHVGRAGDAFGDTSFLTSKAGEPDGESLDEQASSSSSKRSLLSRKFRGSKRSQSVTRGDREQRDMLGSLRDSALFVKNAMSLPQLNEKEATEKGSGKLPKSLSSSPVKKVVAGDSSQEEVGAGEMGPPRNGATGPHSPDPLLDEQAFGDLTDLPIVPKANYGLKHAESIMSFHIDLGPSMLGDVLSIMDKDEWDPEEEEGGGYRDEDGPSSVLQAPPLPEVAPSLGRPEGKASPDLASPPPHALEDEGWAAAAPSPSSARSLGSHTTRDSSSLSSCTSGVLEERSPAFRGPERARAAALRPSDKEFSFMDEEEEEDEIRV; encoded by the coding sequence ATGCCCATCCTCAAGCAACTGGTGTCCAGCTCCATGCACTCCAAGCGCCGCTCCCGAGTGGACCTCACAGCTGAGATGATCAGCGCCCCTCTGGGTGACTTCCGCCACACCATGCACGTAGGCCGGGCCGGGGACGCTTTTGGTGACACCTCCTTCCTCACCAGCAAGGCGGGTGAACCTGATGGCGAGTCCCTGGACGAACAggcctcctcctcatcttccaaACGCAGTCTCCTGTCCCGCAAGTTCCGGGGAAGCAAACGGTCACAGTCAGTGACCAGGGGGGACCGGGAGCAGAGAGACATGCTGGGCTCCCTGAGGGACTCGGCGCTGTTCGTCAAGAATGCCATGTCCCTGCCCCAGCTCAACGAGAAGGAGGCCACAGAGAAGGGTTCCGGCAAGTTGCCCAAGAGCCTGTCCTCCAGCCCTGTGAAGAAAGTGGTTGCTGGGGACAGCAGCCAagaggaggtgggggcaggggagatgggccCTCCTCGGAATGGGGCCACGGGCCCCCACTCCCCTGACCCTCTGCTTGACGAGCAAGCCTTCGGGGATCTGACCGATCTGCCCATTGTGCCCAAGGCCAACTATGGGCTGAAACATGCTGAATCCATCATGTCCTTCCACATTGACCTGGGGCCCTCCATGCTGGGAGACGTCCTCAGCATCATGGACAAGGACGAGTGGGAccctgaggaggaggaaggtggcGGCTACCGGGATGAAGATGGCCCCAGCAGCGTGCTCCAGGCTCCCCCTTTGCCAGAGGTGGCCCCTTCCCTGGGGAGACCGGAAGGCAAGGCCAGCCCAGACCTGGCCTCACCGCCTCCCCACGCTCTAGAGGATGAGGGGTGGGCGGCGGCAGCCCCCAGCCCCAGCTCGGCCCGCAGCCTGGGCAGCCACACCACGCGGGACAGTAGCTCCCTTTCCAGCTGCACCTCGGGTGTCCTGGAAGAGCGCAGCCCAGCCTTCCGAGGCCCCGAAAGGGCCAGGGCTGCCGCCCTGAGACCCTCGGACAAAGAGTTCTCCTTCatggatgaggaggaagaggaggacgagATCCGAGTGTGA